A stretch of Desulfurivibrio alkaliphilus AHT 2 DNA encodes these proteins:
- a CDS encoding glycosyltransferase family 4 protein — translation MRIVASYPIHIKAAGPGYAAHAIIESMIDSGADATLFCYTTELSLKSKFHRYVLPPRLKSLGYRLLSQETIRKIMEKRFIGALEKKDIAYLWPGSSVELFRKVKQRGNIIVTEKINTHLATSKPILDVEYSRLGIPVGHKQDFAGIAVENSKFELADYLYSPSEQVTGSLVKAGVPSNKIISCSYGLATSDIFSDDLIAKRKKKEITAVFMGRIGIRKGVLLLLDYWVKAGVQGILKLVGAIEPNVRQLVAPYLERPDIQHVGYCQDLKPVLQEADVFMLPSLEEGSPLVTYLAMGAGLPSLVSPMGGGSIVRDGQDGIIMDPYDSDAWVEAIRKVFADPKLRKDFGSNAHERSYYYTWPLVGQRRWEALRDRLTGRVGHHNSQVQ, via the coding sequence ATGCGCATCGTTGCTTCATACCCAATACATATTAAAGCCGCCGGCCCAGGGTACGCGGCACATGCGATCATTGAGAGCATGATTGACAGCGGGGCAGATGCCACCTTGTTTTGCTACACAACCGAGTTGTCATTAAAGAGCAAATTTCATCGTTACGTTTTGCCCCCCCGGCTCAAGTCGTTGGGGTATCGTTTGCTCAGTCAGGAAACTATCCGGAAAATCATGGAAAAACGTTTCATTGGCGCTTTGGAAAAAAAGGATATAGCTTATCTCTGGCCAGGGTCTTCGGTTGAGCTGTTCCGAAAAGTCAAGCAACGTGGGAATATCATCGTAACCGAGAAGATAAACACACATCTGGCCACCAGCAAGCCAATCCTTGATGTGGAATACTCCCGGCTCGGCATACCCGTTGGTCACAAGCAGGATTTTGCCGGGATTGCTGTTGAAAATAGCAAATTTGAATTGGCAGATTATCTCTACAGTCCCAGTGAGCAGGTAACCGGCTCCCTGGTCAAGGCCGGTGTTCCAAGCAATAAAATTATTTCATGCAGCTATGGGCTCGCGACTTCAGATATCTTCTCTGATGATCTGATAGCGAAGCGGAAGAAAAAGGAGATCACGGCGGTTTTTATGGGGCGGATCGGCATTCGTAAAGGTGTGCTGTTGTTGCTGGACTATTGGGTGAAAGCCGGCGTTCAGGGAATACTGAAGCTGGTCGGCGCGATAGAACCCAATGTCAGGCAATTGGTCGCGCCTTATCTGGAGCGCCCAGATATCCAGCATGTTGGCTATTGCCAGGATCTCAAGCCGGTACTGCAAGAGGCAGATGTTTTTATGCTCCCGAGCCTCGAGGAGGGAAGTCCTCTGGTGACCTATCTTGCCATGGGGGCCGGGCTTCCATCGTTGGTAAGCCCGATGGGCGGAGGGAGTATTGTTCGCGATGGACAGGACGGGATCATTATGGACCCGTATGATTCAGACGCTTGGGTTGAAGCGATACGAAAGGTTTTTGCAGATCCAAAACTGAGGAAAGATTTTGGCAGTAACGCGCATGAGCGTTCTTATTATTATACCTGGCCGCTTGTCGGGCAACGCCGTTGGGAGGCCTTGCGAGACAGGCTGACGGGAAGGGTCGGCCACCATAATTCGCAAGTTCAGTGA